From a region of the Fibrobacter sp. UWEL genome:
- the folE gene encoding GTP cyclohydrolase I FolE, which yields MNLKMMEDGFKMILEGMGEDVNREGLQETPKRVAKMYAEVMSSLSGDLKAEDILKTRFHEKYDEMIVVPNIPFASMCEHHFLPFTGKAHIAYIPGDCVVGLSKIPRVVEFYARFPQIQERMTRQIAELIQKELQPKGVAVVLEASHMCMTMRGIKKPGATMVTTQLLGRFKTDEKTRAEFLASINDRLR from the coding sequence ATGAACTTAAAGATGATGGAAGATGGCTTCAAGATGATTCTTGAAGGAATGGGCGAGGATGTGAACCGCGAAGGTTTGCAGGAAACTCCCAAGCGCGTTGCCAAGATGTACGCCGAAGTCATGAGCAGCCTTTCTGGTGACTTGAAGGCGGAAGATATTCTCAAGACCCGCTTCCACGAAAAGTACGACGAAATGATCGTGGTACCTAACATTCCCTTCGCCAGTATGTGCGAACACCACTTTCTGCCTTTTACGGGCAAGGCCCACATTGCCTACATTCCTGGGGATTGTGTGGTGGGGCTTTCCAAGATTCCTCGCGTTGTGGAATTCTATGCCCGCTTCCCCCAGATTCAGGAACGCATGACTCGCCAGATTGCGGAACTGATCCAGAAGGAATTGCAGCCCAAGGGCGTTGCTGTTGTGCTGGAAGCTAGCCACATGTGCATGACCATGCGTGGCATTAAAAAGCCCGGCGCCACCATGGTGACCACTCAGCTGCTGGGACGATTCAAGACGGACGAAAAGACCCGTGCGGAATTCCTGGCAAGTATTAACGATAGACTGCGTTAA
- the glgA gene encoding glycogen synthase, whose amino-acid sequence MNAAILTNEFPPEIYGGAGIHVKFLSQELAKLCHVEARCFGPQDEDENNIRAIGFNRKLGLSPKDDRFQKIFKPLDINLQWAASMDDIDVIHCHTWYSHFGGVLASRLLQCPLILTTHSLEPHRPWKSEQLGDGGYAMSCWIEKTAYEAADGVIAVSQGMKRDVMKLYGVPEDRVKVIYNGIDPDFYQPTFSEAILKKWGVDPSKPFVLFVGRITRQKGISQLIQAIPQIDEGAQVVLCAGAPDTQELADECRNLIEEVQKTRDGVIWIQEAVPHEELRVLYSHATVFATPSLYEPFGIINLEAMSCGTPVVGSAVGGIPEIIVDGETGFLVPLKAVSETNFEPADPKAFQTDFANKLNTILANPEMAKKMGEVSRKRAIDVFSWKAIAQQTYDFYQECIARYKKEGKR is encoded by the coding sequence ATGAACGCAGCTATCCTTACTAATGAGTTCCCGCCGGAAATTTATGGTGGTGCAGGTATTCACGTTAAGTTCCTCTCTCAGGAACTGGCAAAGCTTTGCCATGTGGAAGCCCGCTGCTTTGGTCCGCAGGACGAAGATGAAAATAACATTCGTGCTATTGGCTTTAACCGCAAGTTGGGCCTCTCCCCGAAGGATGACCGCTTCCAGAAGATTTTCAAGCCCCTGGACATTAACCTGCAATGGGCTGCCTCTATGGATGACATCGATGTCATTCATTGCCACACCTGGTACAGCCACTTTGGCGGCGTTCTCGCTTCCCGCCTGTTGCAGTGCCCCTTGATTTTGACCACCCACTCTCTGGAGCCTCACCGCCCCTGGAAATCCGAACAGCTGGGTGATGGCGGCTACGCCATGAGCTGCTGGATTGAAAAGACCGCTTACGAAGCTGCCGACGGCGTTATCGCTGTGAGCCAGGGCATGAAGCGTGACGTGATGAAGCTTTATGGCGTTCCTGAAGATCGCGTGAAGGTCATCTACAACGGCATTGATCCGGATTTCTACCAGCCCACCTTCAGCGAAGCTATTCTCAAGAAGTGGGGCGTGGATCCCAGCAAGCCTTTCGTGCTGTTCGTTGGCCGCATTACCCGCCAGAAGGGCATTAGCCAGCTGATTCAGGCTATTCCCCAGATTGATGAAGGTGCCCAGGTGGTTCTCTGTGCTGGTGCTCCTGATACTCAGGAACTGGCAGACGAATGCCGCAACCTCATCGAAGAAGTCCAGAAGACCCGCGATGGCGTCATCTGGATTCAGGAAGCTGTTCCTCACGAAGAACTGCGTGTCCTTTACAGCCACGCTACCGTGTTTGCTACCCCCTCCCTTTACGAACCTTTCGGTATTATCAACCTGGAAGCCATGAGCTGTGGTACTCCTGTGGTGGGTAGCGCTGTGGGCGGCATCCCCGAAATCATCGTGGATGGAGAAACTGGCTTCCTGGTTCCCCTGAAGGCTGTTTCCGAAACTAACTTCGAACCTGCCGACCCCAAGGCTTTCCAGACGGATTTCGCTAACAAGCTGAATACCATTCTGGCAAATCCTGAAATGGCAAAGAAGATGGGCGAAGTGAGCCGTAAGCGCGCTATCGACGTCTTCAGCTGGAAGGCAATCGCTCAGCAGACCTACGACTTCTATCAGGAATGCATTGCTCGTTACAAGAAGGAAGGCAAGCGCTAA